Proteins encoded by one window of Anopheles maculipalpis chromosome 2RL, idAnoMacuDA_375_x, whole genome shotgun sequence:
- the LOC126568396 gene encoding phosphatase Herzog, which yields MDATSIITQVSRDDEQQLNSSYPNEKVNNVDRLKPPNRGFLETLFCCWRNGRTKSNSSGTPNDGSITPPPIQGQPRYLLPQVRPSDLYKKCMVIDLDETLVHSSFKPIPNADFIVPVEIDGTVHQVYVLKRPHVDEFLKKMGELYECVLFTASLAKYADPVADLLDKWNVFRARLFRESCVFHMGNYVKDLNKLGRDLQKIVIVDNSPASYIFHPDNAVPVKSWFDDINDSELLDLIPLFEKLSKVDSVYSVLCNSSSQSQLPTSMSHHNQQELQQSQQQQQQQLQSNSSDANNT from the exons TCAACAATGTAGATAGGCTAAAACCGCCGAATCGTGGTTTCCTGGAGACGCTCTTCTGCTGTTGGCGAAATGGACGAACGAAAAGCAATTCGAGCGGGACACCGAACGATGGTTCCATCACGCCACCTCCGATCCAGGGCCAGCCGCGATACCTGCTGCCACAGGTCCGACCTTCCGATTTGTACAAGAAGTGCATGGTGATAGACTTAGATGAAACCCTAGTTCATAGCAGTTTTAAG CCAATTCCAAACGCGGATTTCATAGTGCCAGTGGAAATCGACGGAACCGTACATCAGGTGTATGTCCTGAAACGACCGCACGTCGACGAGTTCCTGAAGAAGATGGGCGAACTGTACGAGTGCGTCCTGTTTACGGCCTCGCTGGCCAAGTATGCCGATCCGGTGGCCGATCTGCTTGATAA GTGGAACGTGTTCCGGGCGCGGTTATTTAGGGAATCTTGCGTCTTCCACATGGGCAACTATGTGAAGGATCTGAACAAACTAGGGAGAGATTTACAGAAGATTGTTATTGTTGACAATTCACCCGCTAGTTACATATTTCACCCGGATAATGCT GTGCCAGTGAAGTCATGGTTCGACGATATCAACGACTCGGAGCTGCTCGATCTGATACCACTGTTCGAGAAGCTGAGCAAGGTCGACTCTGTATATAGCGTACTGTGCAATTCCAGCTCACAGTCCCAGCTGCCGACGTCCATGTCGCACCACAACCAGCAAGAGCTGCAACagtcccagcagcagcaacagcagcaactacaGTCGAACTCGTCCGACGCAAATAATACGTAA